A genomic segment from Kyrpidia tusciae DSM 2912 encodes:
- the yhfH gene encoding protein YhfH, whose product MIAVMEFYTKIPKKQCTVCGKEFEEQCESYATECEHCINHVQAEE is encoded by the coding sequence ATGATCGCGGTGATGGAATTTTATACGAAAATCCCAAAGAAACAGTGTACTGTGTGTGGGAAGGAATTTGAAGAACAATGCGAATCCTATGCCACTGAGTGTGAACACTGCATCAACCACGTGCAGGCCGAGGAATAA
- the sigK gene encoding RNA polymerase sporulation sigma factor SigK, giving the protein MAGLTALLALLVREIALFVSYIKNSAFPHPLSEEEEEQYLKQMAEGDERARNLLIEHNLRLVAHIVKKFENTGEDTEDLISIGTIGLIKAIESFQPHKGTKLATYAARCIENEILMHLRALKKTRKDVSLHDPIGTDKEGNEVTLLDILSSDADDVVDIVEMKLEKHQIYEKLQELDEREQEVIRGRFGLQNGEEKTQREIAEELGISRSYVSRIEKRALMKLLHDLRPRRRTTGDDR; this is encoded by the coding sequence GTGGCCGGATTGACGGCGCTGTTGGCCCTGTTGGTGCGGGAGATTGCCCTGTTTGTCTCCTATATCAAGAATAGTGCGTTTCCCCATCCACTGTCTGAAGAAGAAGAAGAACAATACCTAAAACAGATGGCCGAGGGAGACGAACGGGCGCGCAACCTGCTGATCGAGCACAATTTGCGGCTTGTGGCCCATATAGTCAAGAAATTCGAAAACACCGGCGAGGACACCGAAGATTTGATTTCCATCGGCACAATCGGGCTGATCAAAGCCATTGAAAGTTTTCAACCCCACAAAGGGACAAAATTGGCCACTTATGCTGCCCGCTGCATCGAAAACGAGATCCTCATGCATCTCCGAGCCCTGAAGAAAACGCGCAAGGATGTGTCCCTCCACGACCCCATTGGAACGGATAAAGAGGGCAATGAAGTGACGCTGTTGGATATTCTGAGCAGTGATGCCGATGATGTTGTGGACATTGTCGAGATGAAGCTAGAGAAACATCAGATTTACGAAAAGCTGCAAGAATTGGATGAAAGGGAGCAGGAAGTGATCCGCGGCCGGTTCGGCCTTCAAAACGGCGAAGAAAAAACCCAACGGGAGATTGCTGAGGAACTGGGGATTTCCCGTTCCTACGTGTCGCGGATCGAGAAGCGTGCGCTTATGAAGCTGCTGCATGATCTGCGGCCGAGGCGGAGAACCACCGGGGACGACCGCTGA
- a CDS encoding PaaI family thioesterase codes for MGYERCYVCGAENPKGLHLHFEKYGEEGVTAEFNSEEWHGGWPGIQHGGITCALLDEAAAYVANNLGLITVTAKLDVEFQNPIHSGETVRVVAFPVRKTRRLIEAEAQITSLDGVPKARAHAKMMVLNHTQLQSMGLEGLTPVNLDPDR; via the coding sequence GTGGGATACGAGCGGTGTTACGTGTGCGGCGCCGAGAACCCCAAGGGCCTTCATCTGCATTTTGAAAAATATGGCGAGGAAGGAGTCACCGCAGAATTCAACTCTGAAGAATGGCACGGCGGCTGGCCGGGGATTCAACACGGGGGCATCACCTGTGCGCTCTTGGACGAAGCGGCCGCTTATGTGGCCAATAATCTGGGGCTGATTACGGTCACTGCTAAACTCGATGTGGAGTTCCAAAACCCCATCCACTCTGGGGAGACGGTGCGCGTCGTGGCGTTTCCCGTGCGAAAGACCCGCCGGCTGATTGAAGCGGAGGCCCAGATCACCAGCTTGGACGGGGTCCCGAAGGCCCGGGCGCACGCCAAGATGATGGTGCTCAATCACACCCAGCTCCAGTCGATGGGACTAGAGGGACTGACGCCGGTCAACCTCGACCCCGACCGATGA
- a CDS encoding 2-phosphosulfolactate phosphatase yields the protein MNRVYLWTAKEQIDPDRLRGAGAVVMDVLLATTTMITMMERGARRVFPARDLADALELKRTWMSPRLLTGGEEDGREVPGFDLGPFPEEYTEEGIAGRDVVFLTTNGTPALRRAEGAERVLLASLRNAPAVAKYVQEANLAVVYLICAGSKGRQSLEDALCAGVIADRLGTAGWELDDGAILARDAARMHDGRMVEALSLGRVGRWFTSVGRRHTLEFAGAVGASTAVVGLEDGRLRLFGT from the coding sequence ATGAACAGAGTGTACCTGTGGACGGCTAAAGAACAGATCGACCCGGATCGCCTCCGGGGGGCCGGGGCGGTGGTGATGGACGTGCTCCTGGCGACCACCACCATGATCACGATGATGGAGCGGGGGGCTCGTCGGGTGTTTCCGGCCCGGGACCTGGCCGACGCCCTGGAGTTGAAAAGAACGTGGATGTCCCCGCGTCTTCTGACCGGCGGGGAGGAGGACGGTCGGGAGGTTCCCGGGTTTGATCTGGGGCCGTTTCCCGAGGAGTATACCGAAGAGGGGATCGCCGGTCGGGACGTGGTGTTTTTGACCACCAACGGCACCCCGGCCCTGCGCCGGGCGGAGGGTGCGGAGCGGGTTCTTCTGGCTTCGCTGCGCAATGCCCCGGCGGTGGCGAAGTATGTACAGGAGGCGAACCTTGCGGTGGTCTACCTCATCTGCGCCGGATCAAAAGGGCGCCAGTCGCTGGAAGATGCCCTCTGTGCCGGGGTGATCGCCGACCGGCTCGGCACAGCGGGTTGGGAATTGGATGACGGCGCGATCCTGGCCCGGGACGCGGCCCGGATGCACGACGGCCGGATGGTGGAGGCGCTGAGCCTGGGCCGGGTGGGTCGTTGGTTCACGAGCGTCGGCCGCCGCCATACCCTGGAGTTCGCCGGTGCCGTGGGGGCGAGTACGGCCGTGGTCGGGCTGGAGGATGGCCGGTTACGCCTGTTCGGCACCTGA